In Kaistia defluvii, the sequence CGCGCCGATCCCGGCCGACCTGCAGGACCGCCGCGTCGAGATCACCGGCCCTGTCGACCGCAAGATGATCGTCAACGCGCTGAACTCCGGCGCGAAGGTGTTCATGGCCGATTTCGAGGACGCATCCTCGCCGGTCTGGGCCAACATGATCGAGGGCCAGCTGAATCTGAAGGACCGCTGGGCCAACCAGATCGACTTCACCGACGCGCGCACCGGCAAGGCCTACAAGCTCGGCGCCAATCCGGCCGTGCTGATCATCCGCCCGCGCGGCTGGCACCTGCCCGAGCGCCACATCACCTTTGACGGCATGGACGCTTCCGGTTCGCTCGTCGATTTCGGCCTCTATGTCTTCCACAATGCCAAGGCGGCGCTGGCGCAGGGCTCGGGCCCGTATTTCTACCTGCCCAAGATCGAGAGCCATCTCGAGGCGCGCCTCTGGAACGACGTCTTCACCTATGCCGAGGAGGCGCTGGGGCTGGCGCACGGCACCATCAAGGCGACCGTCCTGATCGAGACGCTGCCGGCGGCCTTCGAGATGGACGAGATCCTCTATGAACTGAAGGACCACATGGCCGGTCTCAATTGCGGCCGCTGGGACTACATCTTCTCGTTCATCAAGACGCTGCGCAACAACAAGGCCTTCCTGCTGCCGGATCGCGGCCAGGTCGTCATGGGCAAGGCGTTCCTGCTCGCCTATTCGGAACTGCTGATCAAGACCTGCCACCGCCGTGGCGCCTTCGCCATGGGCGGCATGGCCGCGCAGATCCCGATCAAGAACAACCCGGAAGCCAACGCCGCCGCCTTCGCCAAGGTTCGCGCCGACAAGGAACGCGAGGCCAATGCCGGCCATGACGGAACCTGGGTCGCGCATCCGGATCTGGTGCCGGTCGCCATGGAAGTGTTCGACCGCCTAATGCCGACGCCGAACCAGCTCACGCGCCTGCGCGAGGAGGTCTCCTTCGGCCAGAAGGACATGCTCGCCATCCATGACGGCACCCGGACGGAAGAGGGACTGCGCCACAACATCCGCGTTGGCGTCCAGTATATCGAGGCTTGGCTGCGCGGTCGTGGCGCGGTGCCGATCTACAACCTCATGGAAGATGCGGCGACCGCCGAGATCAGCCGTGCGCAGATCTGGCAGCAGCTCAATTTCGAGGCGACGCTGGAGGACGGCCAGAAGGTGACGGAAGAACTGTTCCGCCGCGCGCTGGCCGAGGAAATGGAAGTCGTGAAGGGCGAGGTCGGCGCGGACAATTACGCTGCCGGCCGCTTCCCCGAGGCAATCGACCTGTTCGCCAAGCTCTCGACCGCCAAGTCCTTCGAGGCCTTCCTCACGGTCCCGGCCTACAAGCTGATCGACTAGCCGAGCCGATTGACGCGCATTCCGCGTCCGCTAAAAATGGCGGCAGGCTGATACGGCCTGCCGCTTGCGCCTCTTGGGGTATGGTGAATGTATCCGACTGAATGAACCTGATCCGTTGGCTCCGGCGAACGCCTCAGCAATGCAAGCGCTGACGTGACTGCGTTCGCCCTGAGGCAAGGAACAGGAAACATGCGCGATTTTCGCGATGCCAAAGCCATGGCAAAGGCGCTTCGGGCCTCCATGGCCGAGCGCAATATCGAACTCTCCCATAGCGAAACGCTCGAGATCGTCGCCCGCCAGTTTGGCTATGACGACTGGAACATTCTGGCGGCCGAAATTGCTTCGGACACTCCCAAGGCGCAGGCCGTGGTCGTCGGAGATATCCGGTTCAATCAGGTCATCCCGATCCTGCGGATCTTCGACATCGCCAAGGCGATGGAATTCTATCGGGATTTTCTCGGCTTCACCGTCGATTGGGAACATCGCTACGGCGAGGGCATGCCGCTCTATGCGCAGGTGTCGCGCGCCGGCATGCTGTTGCATCTGTCCGAACACCATGGCGATGCGAGCCCGGGCTCGACGGTGTTCGTCTGGATGCGTGGGATCGAGGCCTTCCATCGCGAACTTCTCGGCAAGAAGTACGGCTATTCGCGCCCGGGGCTAGAAGACACCGGCTACGACGCCCGCATGGTCGAGGTGCCGGATCCGTTCGGCAACCGGATCCGATTCAACGAACACAACGACCCCGCGGGCGCTCGCTAAGCCGTTCTCCAGACTGGTCGCGGAGACCCATCCCGAGTGACCGGAATGGGTCTTGATGTCCTACACTTCGACGGCGGTCGGCACCGGGCTGCGGCCGCCGCGCAGGGGACGCTCTTCCATGATCGCGAGCAGGGCCAGCGAGATGGCGATGCAGATCGTCGCCGCGATGAAGACGCCGTTGAACGCGCCGGCCAGCGAAACGCCGGCCTCCGCCGCGGCGGCGATCTTGGCCTCGACCGAAGTGCCGGTTCCGCCCGAGATCGCACCCAGGCCGCCTAGGAAGATCGCGCCGAAGGCGGCCACCAGGATGGCGCTGCCGAGCGA encodes:
- the aceB gene encoding malate synthase A, with product MSATNAERLVVKGALGPRFDEILTPEALAFVAELHGRFDAKRRALLEFRNERQVFFDNGGLPDFLPETKAIREGDWKVAPIPADLQDRRVEITGPVDRKMIVNALNSGAKVFMADFEDASSPVWANMIEGQLNLKDRWANQIDFTDARTGKAYKLGANPAVLIIRPRGWHLPERHITFDGMDASGSLVDFGLYVFHNAKAALAQGSGPYFYLPKIESHLEARLWNDVFTYAEEALGLAHGTIKATVLIETLPAAFEMDEILYELKDHMAGLNCGRWDYIFSFIKTLRNNKAFLLPDRGQVVMGKAFLLAYSELLIKTCHRRGAFAMGGMAAQIPIKNNPEANAAAFAKVRADKEREANAGHDGTWVAHPDLVPVAMEVFDRLMPTPNQLTRLREEVSFGQKDMLAIHDGTRTEEGLRHNIRVGVQYIEAWLRGRGAVPIYNLMEDAATAEISRAQIWQQLNFEATLEDGQKVTEELFRRALAEEMEVVKGEVGADNYAAGRFPEAIDLFAKLSTAKSFEAFLTVPAYKLID
- a CDS encoding glyoxalase superfamily protein, producing MRDFRDAKAMAKALRASMAERNIELSHSETLEIVARQFGYDDWNILAAEIASDTPKAQAVVVGDIRFNQVIPILRIFDIAKAMEFYRDFLGFTVDWEHRYGEGMPLYAQVSRAGMLLHLSEHHGDASPGSTVFVWMRGIEAFHRELLGKKYGYSRPGLEDTGYDARMVEVPDPFGNRIRFNEHNDPAGAR